From Virgibacillus natechei, the proteins below share one genomic window:
- a CDS encoding aldehyde dehydrogenase family protein — MTVVSLETNKLANYINGEWVDIRNAALVLNPATRETIVEVPLSDASSVDHAVSAAKKAQKDWALVPAPQRAEVLYQVGYLMKERKERLSQLLTMENGKVLEEARGEVQEGIDMAFYMAGEGRRLFGQTTPAELNDKFAMSQRSPVGVVGIITPWNFPIAIATWKSFPAIVSGNAVIWKPATETPIMAHELAKIFEEAGLPKGLLNVVFGAGSTVGDAMVQHQDIRVISFTGSDVTGRTIASECGKQLKKVSLEMGGKNAVIVMDDADLDLAVEGILWSAFGTSGQRCTACSRVIVHEKVKETLEERLLAAMEKLTIGNGLDESNKVGPIINKAGMDKIKEYMEIGREEGAKLLAGGYVLNEGEHGKGNYFAPTLFSDATSDMRIAQEEIFGPVVSLISVPNFEEAIEVNNGVTFGLSSSIFTSDVNRVFKAQRDLDTGIVYVNAGTTGAEIHLPFGGTKGTGNGHRDSGVQALDVFTEWKAIYVDYSGKLQRAQIDVD; from the coding sequence ATGACAGTCGTATCATTGGAAACAAACAAACTAGCAAACTATATTAACGGAGAATGGGTAGATATAAGGAATGCTGCATTAGTGCTTAATCCGGCAACAAGAGAAACGATTGTGGAGGTACCGCTATCGGACGCATCGAGCGTGGATCATGCTGTCTCTGCTGCTAAGAAAGCCCAAAAGGATTGGGCGTTAGTTCCTGCACCACAACGTGCTGAAGTACTCTATCAAGTTGGTTATCTAATGAAAGAACGTAAAGAGAGGCTTTCTCAGTTATTGACGATGGAAAATGGGAAGGTTCTGGAAGAAGCGCGTGGAGAGGTACAGGAAGGTATTGATATGGCCTTTTATATGGCGGGTGAAGGACGTCGTCTCTTTGGGCAGACGACACCAGCCGAATTGAACGATAAATTTGCTATGAGCCAACGCTCTCCAGTTGGTGTGGTTGGGATTATTACGCCATGGAACTTCCCGATTGCTATCGCAACATGGAAGTCGTTCCCTGCGATTGTTTCCGGTAATGCAGTGATCTGGAAGCCTGCGACTGAAACACCGATTATGGCCCATGAACTTGCGAAGATATTTGAAGAGGCAGGGTTGCCTAAAGGCTTATTGAATGTCGTCTTTGGTGCTGGTTCTACCGTTGGAGATGCAATGGTTCAACATCAGGATATTCGTGTTATTTCATTTACAGGTTCGGATGTGACAGGTCGAACTATTGCTAGTGAGTGCGGAAAGCAGTTGAAGAAAGTATCCCTTGAAATGGGTGGGAAAAATGCTGTTATTGTCATGGATGATGCTGACTTGGATCTGGCTGTGGAAGGTATCTTATGGAGTGCGTTTGGTACGAGTGGACAGCGCTGCACAGCCTGTAGTCGTGTTATCGTGCATGAAAAGGTAAAAGAAACGCTGGAGGAGCGCTTACTTGCAGCGATGGAAAAATTGACTATTGGTAATGGGCTTGACGAATCGAATAAAGTTGGGCCAATTATTAATAAAGCTGGCATGGATAAAATTAAGGAATACATGGAAATCGGAAGGGAGGAAGGTGCTAAATTACTTGCTGGTGGTTATGTGTTGAATGAAGGAGAGCACGGGAAAGGAAATTACTTTGCACCAACACTATTTTCGGATGCTACTTCCGACATGCGCATTGCTCAGGAAGAAATCTTCGGACCAGTTGTTTCCTTAATTTCAGTCCCAAATTTTGAAGAAGCGATTGAAGTAAATAATGGGGTGACATTTGGACTTTCAAGCTCGATATTCACAAGTGATGTCAATCGTGTATTTAAAGCACAGCGCGATTTGGATACTGGAATTGTTTACGTGAATGCAGGTACTACTGGAGCGGAAATTCATTTGCCGTTTGGTGGAACAAAAGGTACAGGGAATGGTCATCGTGATTCAGGTGTGCAGGCACTGGATGTATTTACGGAATGGAAAGCGATTTACGTAGACTACAGTGGAAAATTACAACGCGCACAGATTGATGTAGATTAA
- a CDS encoding saccharopine dehydrogenase family protein, with amino-acid sequence MKIGVLGSGLMGKEAARDLIDSNGVTAVGLADIDLTRAQQVVDQLHSSKLTAYQVNASDEMELATYMRQFDVIINALFYSFNETVAKVAIQVGVNSVDLGGHIGHMTDRVLALKEDAKAAGVTLIPDLGVAPGMINILSGHGASKLNQLESIKLYVGGIPVKPEAPIEYNHVFSMEGVFDHYTDPSLIIRNGIKQEISSLTEVERVYFKQFGPLEAFHTSGGTSTLSLSYPNLKTLEYKTIRYPGHAEKFKLLVDLNLTKADYEVDVNGQKIKPREVFLKVLDPIVELGEKDDAVLLRVVVSGEKEGKPATYEYEMTTYKDRNTNVTAMARATANTISVVAQMIGTGTISQKGVYPPEKIVIGDTYMKEMEKRGVTITETESVEKPWVNT; translated from the coding sequence ATGAAAATCGGTGTATTAGGTTCAGGCTTAATGGGAAAAGAAGCTGCACGTGATTTAATAGATAGTAATGGTGTAACAGCTGTTGGTTTAGCAGATATTGATCTAACCCGTGCACAGCAAGTTGTTGATCAATTACATTCATCTAAACTGACTGCATATCAAGTGAATGCAAGTGATGAAATGGAATTGGCAACATATATGCGGCAATTTGATGTGATTATTAATGCACTATTTTACTCCTTTAATGAGACCGTTGCAAAAGTGGCAATTCAAGTAGGCGTGAATTCGGTTGATCTTGGTGGACATATTGGTCATATGACAGACCGGGTGTTAGCACTGAAAGAAGATGCAAAAGCAGCAGGTGTTACGCTCATTCCAGATCTAGGTGTTGCACCAGGTATGATTAATATTTTATCGGGACACGGAGCTAGCAAACTAAACCAATTAGAATCTATAAAATTGTATGTAGGCGGAATTCCTGTTAAACCAGAGGCCCCAATTGAATATAATCATGTATTTTCAATGGAAGGGGTTTTTGACCATTATACAGATCCCTCCCTCATTATTCGAAATGGAATTAAACAAGAAATCTCCTCTTTGACAGAGGTAGAGCGCGTTTACTTTAAACAATTTGGCCCGTTGGAAGCATTCCATACTTCAGGCGGGACATCAACATTATCCCTATCCTACCCTAATTTAAAAACATTGGAGTATAAAACAATTCGTTATCCTGGTCATGCTGAGAAATTCAAATTACTAGTGGATCTAAACCTGACCAAGGCGGATTATGAAGTCGATGTAAATGGGCAAAAAATTAAACCACGCGAAGTATTCCTTAAAGTGTTGGATCCGATCGTTGAACTAGGGGAGAAAGACGATGCAGTCTTATTAAGAGTGGTGGTTTCTGGCGAAAAAGAAGGGAAACCAGCAACCTATGAATATGAAATGACAACTTATAAAGATAGAAATACAAATGTAACCGCAATGGCTCGAGCTACTGCGAATACAATATCCGTTGTTGCTCAAATGATTGGGACTGGAACCATTTCCCAAAAAGGTGTTTATCCACCAGAGAAAATTGTTATTGGCGATACGTATATGAAGGAAATGGAAAAGCGTGGCGTAACGATTACAGAAACAGAAAGTGTAGAAAAACCCTGGGTAAATACGTAA
- a CDS encoding DUF3870 domain-containing protein, translating to MNTVFIAGHARLPSGMAAKSIYETLTITAEIDKKYGVVVTASCTLATVHGREFVQQLLRGHSLQDGIDKPVEEIKEHYLGKAGGALASALKDLYKQYEGYIA from the coding sequence ATGAATACTGTATTTATTGCAGGACATGCACGCCTCCCTTCAGGAATGGCTGCAAAAAGTATATACGAAACCTTAACGATAACAGCGGAAATAGACAAGAAATATGGTGTAGTCGTAACAGCCAGTTGCACATTGGCGACCGTTCATGGTAGAGAATTTGTTCAACAACTACTTCGTGGCCATAGTTTACAAGATGGCATCGATAAACCAGTGGAAGAAATAAAAGAACATTACTTAGGAAAAGCTGGTGGCGCTCTAGCTTCAGCATTGAAGGATTTGTATAAGCAGTATGAGGGGTATATTGCATGA
- a CDS encoding NAD-dependent succinate-semialdehyde dehydrogenase, whose amino-acid sequence MFDKQTKSIFIGGKWIDVQEKETIYNPTTLEPITEVAYGGAQETEIAIQAASKAFTVWSDMTGRQRSRVLYKASQLMLEEADRLGEILTLEQGKPLNEAIGEVKGAANFLLWYAEEASRGYGEWIPSSIKSKRMLVIPQPVGVVGAITPWNFPSSMVTRKIGPALAAGCTVVLKPAPETPLSAIEIIKIFDRAGMPEGVVNLVTGDAQAIGNALLLDKDVRLLTFTGSTAVGKYLMRESAEHVKKLSLELGGHAPSIVFDDADIDLATNLVLASKFRNNGQTCICTNRLYVHESIADQFTALLTEKVSQLKVGSGLEEDVDLGPLINQQALEKVQSHLKDAIEKGAQVVVGGGEWEGNLEGCFYNPSVLTNVSDDMLIMNEETFGPIIPIQTFRDEEEVLHKANDTDYGLAAYIFTESTNQAIRASEKLEFGIVGINDVFPAVAEAPFGGIKQSGNGKEGGHHGMDEFLEKKFVSIGIS is encoded by the coding sequence ATGTTTGACAAACAAACAAAGAGTATTTTTATTGGTGGTAAATGGATCGATGTTCAGGAGAAAGAAACCATATATAATCCTACTACACTAGAACCAATTACGGAGGTTGCATATGGTGGAGCTCAAGAAACGGAGATAGCAATTCAGGCTGCCTCTAAGGCATTTACCGTGTGGAGTGACATGACAGGCCGACAGCGTTCACGTGTTTTATACAAAGCATCTCAACTTATGTTAGAAGAAGCCGATCGACTAGGAGAAATTTTAACATTAGAACAAGGAAAGCCTTTAAATGAAGCAATAGGTGAAGTGAAAGGTGCTGCGAACTTTTTATTATGGTACGCAGAAGAAGCTAGCAGAGGCTATGGGGAGTGGATCCCCTCCTCCATTAAATCAAAACGAATGCTTGTTATTCCACAACCTGTAGGAGTTGTCGGTGCGATCACACCTTGGAATTTCCCCTCTTCCATGGTCACACGAAAAATTGGCCCTGCTTTAGCGGCTGGATGTACGGTAGTATTAAAACCCGCGCCTGAGACACCATTATCAGCAATTGAAATTATAAAGATTTTCGATCGTGCTGGAATGCCTGAAGGTGTTGTTAATTTAGTAACTGGTGATGCTCAAGCAATTGGAAATGCACTGCTTTTAGACAAAGACGTACGATTATTGACATTCACAGGTTCTACTGCGGTGGGAAAATACTTAATGCGGGAAAGCGCCGAGCATGTAAAGAAGCTTTCACTTGAACTTGGTGGCCATGCACCCAGTATTGTTTTTGACGATGCAGATATCGACCTGGCTACCAATCTAGTATTAGCTAGCAAATTCAGAAATAATGGGCAAACCTGTATTTGTACCAACCGTTTGTATGTGCATGAATCGATTGCCGACCAATTTACAGCATTACTTACCGAAAAAGTCTCCCAATTAAAAGTTGGCTCTGGTCTGGAAGAAGATGTTGATCTTGGGCCACTGATCAATCAACAGGCTCTGGAAAAAGTCCAATCACACCTTAAGGATGCTATCGAAAAAGGCGCACAGGTTGTCGTTGGTGGTGGTGAATGGGAAGGTAATTTGGAAGGCTGCTTCTACAACCCTTCTGTTCTCACCAATGTTTCAGATGATATGCTGATTATGAACGAGGAGACATTCGGCCCGATTATACCCATACAAACATTTCGGGATGAGGAAGAAGTTTTACACAAAGCGAATGATACAGATTATGGTTTAGCTGCGTATATTTTTACAGAAAGCACAAATCAGGCCATTCGCGCCTCCGAAAAATTAGAATTCGGCATTGTTGGCATAAATGACGTCTTCCCTGCCGTTGCGGAAGCACCATTTGGCGGAATAAAGCAATCCGGAAACGGCAAAGAAGGCGGACATCACGGAATGGATGAATTTCTAGAAAAGAAATTTGTATCGATTGGAATAAGCTAA
- a CDS encoding acyl-CoA dehydrogenase family protein translates to MNFESTEEQAILRDTVRSFTDKEIMPYIAEWDREGRFDPSILPKLADLGLMGVCIPEEYGGSGMDYNSLAIVCEELERGDTTFRTAVSVHTGLNSMTLLQWGNEEQKKKYLTPQAKGEKLGAFGLTEPGAGSDVSALQSTAVQEGDYYILNGQKTWISLCDTADHFLVFAYTKDKSEKHKGISAFIVERTWEGFSSKAIKGKHGIRSGNTGEIFFDHVKVPKENLLGEEGEGFKIAMAALDNGRFTVAAGAVGQIMACLEASVKYCHERETFGKEIGKHQLVQQMIANMEAGLQMSRLLVYRAGELKNQGKRNTRETSLAKWQACDFANKAADDAVQVHGAYGYSDEYPVERYLRNSKAPVIYEGTREIHTVMQAEYVLGYRQDKQLNKMLPAWGNPETVK, encoded by the coding sequence ATGAATTTTGAATCTACTGAAGAACAAGCAATATTGCGAGATACCGTGAGAAGTTTTACAGATAAGGAAATTATGCCATATATAGCTGAATGGGATCGCGAGGGAAGATTTGATCCATCTATCCTGCCGAAGCTTGCAGACCTAGGATTAATGGGAGTCTGTATACCCGAAGAATATGGCGGAAGTGGAATGGATTATAATTCACTCGCGATTGTTTGTGAAGAGTTAGAGCGTGGAGACACCACATTTCGAACTGCGGTATCTGTTCACACTGGGTTAAACAGCATGACATTGCTCCAATGGGGGAACGAAGAACAAAAGAAAAAGTACCTCACTCCACAAGCAAAAGGAGAAAAACTTGGTGCATTCGGACTGACTGAGCCAGGAGCTGGATCCGATGTTTCCGCCTTACAATCAACTGCCGTTCAGGAAGGCGATTACTATATTTTAAATGGCCAAAAAACATGGATTTCCTTATGCGATACAGCCGATCATTTTTTAGTTTTTGCCTATACGAAAGACAAATCGGAAAAACATAAAGGGATTTCAGCATTTATTGTCGAACGTACATGGGAAGGGTTTTCTTCAAAAGCTATCAAAGGAAAACATGGCATTCGTTCTGGTAATACTGGCGAAATCTTCTTTGATCATGTAAAGGTACCAAAAGAAAATCTGCTTGGTGAAGAAGGTGAAGGTTTCAAAATTGCAATGGCAGCACTTGATAATGGAAGGTTCACGGTTGCGGCAGGTGCAGTTGGACAGATTATGGCATGTCTGGAAGCCAGTGTGAAATATTGTCATGAACGCGAGACATTTGGTAAAGAAATTGGGAAGCATCAGTTGGTACAACAAATGATTGCTAACATGGAAGCAGGACTACAAATGAGCCGCTTGCTTGTTTATCGTGCAGGTGAATTAAAAAATCAAGGGAAGCGAAACACTCGAGAAACATCTCTGGCAAAATGGCAGGCATGTGATTTTGCTAATAAAGCTGCTGATGACGCTGTTCAGGTTCATGGTGCCTACGGCTATTCCGATGAGTATCCAGTTGAAAGGTATTTGCGCAATTCCAAAGCACCTGTCATTTATGAAGGGACTCGTGAGATCCATACAGTTATGCAAGCAGAGTACGTGTTAGGATATCGCCAGGATAAGCAGTTAAATAAAATGCTGCCAGCATGGGGAAATCCAGAAACAGTAAAATAA
- a CDS encoding CaiB/BaiF CoA transferase family protein, giving the protein MNGALGNIRVLDLSRVLAGPYCTMILGDLGAEIIKVEAPGGSDETRRWGPPFQNDVSAYYLSANRNKKSITVDLKTDEGIEIIKKLVTESDVIVNNFKSGTMERFGLDYETLAQINPGIVDCSITGFGETGPYKDMPGYDFIIQAMSGLMSITGDEDSGPQKLGVAITDILTGLYACIGIQSALLERTISGKGQKLDLSLYDSAVSSLVNIGSNYLMSGKTPTALGNHHANIVPYQTFKTLDGEMVIAVGNDNQFKALCTVLEKTELSTDKRFQSNPDRVQHRADLVPLLQDIFSTKTTAYWQGKCQENNIPCGPIHTIEEVAKDPQLKARNMFIHYQHPTAGAINMIGSPLKLSRTPVSMNHHPPNAGEHNEDIFSRLGIVK; this is encoded by the coding sequence ATGAATGGTGCACTGGGGAATATTAGAGTGCTAGATTTATCGCGTGTTCTTGCGGGTCCATACTGTACCATGATTCTAGGTGACCTGGGGGCAGAAATAATTAAAGTTGAAGCTCCCGGCGGAAGTGATGAGACACGTAGATGGGGGCCACCCTTTCAAAACGATGTAAGTGCCTATTACCTATCTGCTAACCGTAATAAAAAGAGTATTACGGTTGATTTAAAGACAGATGAAGGAATAGAAATCATTAAGAAACTCGTCACCGAAAGCGATGTCATCGTTAATAATTTCAAGTCTGGCACCATGGAACGGTTTGGACTGGATTACGAGACACTTGCTCAAATTAATCCTGGAATTGTAGATTGCTCCATTACGGGGTTTGGAGAAACAGGTCCCTATAAGGACATGCCAGGCTATGATTTTATTATTCAAGCAATGAGTGGATTAATGAGTATAACAGGCGATGAAGATTCAGGTCCACAAAAACTAGGGGTAGCCATTACGGATATTCTAACAGGGTTATATGCCTGTATTGGCATTCAAAGTGCTTTACTGGAACGTACTATATCCGGTAAAGGTCAAAAGTTAGATCTTTCGTTGTATGATTCTGCAGTAAGTTCCCTTGTGAATATCGGCAGTAATTATTTAATGTCAGGAAAAACACCTACAGCACTTGGTAATCATCACGCCAATATTGTCCCGTACCAAACCTTCAAAACGTTAGATGGGGAAATGGTCATTGCAGTAGGTAACGACAATCAGTTCAAGGCATTGTGTACTGTTTTAGAAAAAACGGAATTAAGTACAGATAAAAGATTTCAATCAAATCCAGACAGGGTACAGCATCGAGCGGATTTAGTCCCGTTACTACAAGATATTTTTTCAACGAAAACAACAGCCTACTGGCAGGGAAAATGCCAGGAAAATAACATACCATGTGGACCCATTCATACGATTGAAGAAGTGGCAAAGGATCCACAATTAAAAGCGAGAAATATGTTTATTCATTATCAACACCCTACTGCTGGTGCAATTAATATGATAGGAAGTCCATTAAAGTTATCACGAACACCAGTATCGATGAACCATCACCCACCAAATGCAGGAGAGCATAATGAAGATATATTCAGCCGTTTAGGGATTGTAAAATAA
- a CDS encoding DUF1428 family protein, which produces MYTVIHLYRVKKENVEIFLDIRDRINEIHLLNGTLEKTIYHVDNLDGHHGCNGLHSLISVNNNEQIFFGQSIYRNKSHYEDVKNQVNHNDEMNQLLEELKKNIDLSETITASFTTRV; this is translated from the coding sequence ATGTATACAGTTATTCACTTATACCGGGTTAAGAAAGAGAATGTAGAAATATTTCTTGATATTAGGGATAGGATTAATGAAATTCACTTACTAAATGGTACTTTAGAAAAAACAATTTATCATGTCGATAATTTAGACGGACACCATGGTTGCAATGGTCTACATAGTCTTATAAGTGTCAACAACAATGAACAAATTTTCTTCGGACAAAGTATTTATCGCAACAAGTCTCATTATGAGGATGTTAAAAATCAGGTTAATCATAACGACGAAATGAATCAATTACTTGAAGAATTAAAGAAAAATATTGATTTATCCGAAACCATCACTGCATCCTTCACGACTCGAGTGTAG
- the mreBH gene encoding rod-share determining protein MreBH, with protein sequence MLSNAELGIDLGTANILIYSKTKGIVLNEPSVVAININTKQVVAVGTEAKEMVGKTPQNIVPIRPLRDGVIADYDVTAQMLKEFLKKVSKKVGSSMRKPTVVVCTPSGSTSVERRAIHNAVTSYGAKQVHLIEEPVAAAIGADLPVDEPTANVIVDIGGGSSEVGIISFGGVVSCNSVRTGGDKMDEEIIQHIRKNYNILIGERTAENIKMEIGYAHKNHKEETMEIRGRDMVTGLPKTITITSTEIYYALKESLEHILETVRSTLESCPPELSGDIVDHGIVLTGGGSLLAGMQEWLANEIFVPVHLAPTPLESVAIGTGRALKMIEKLQKAAK encoded by the coding sequence ATGTTATCTAACGCTGAACTGGGGATTGATTTAGGTACAGCTAATATTCTTATCTATTCAAAAACAAAAGGAATTGTCTTAAATGAGCCATCTGTAGTGGCCATTAATATCAATACAAAACAAGTAGTAGCCGTTGGCACGGAAGCTAAAGAAATGGTCGGAAAAACACCACAGAACATTGTCCCGATACGCCCCTTAAGAGACGGCGTTATAGCTGATTACGATGTAACCGCACAAATGCTGAAGGAATTTTTGAAAAAAGTAAGCAAGAAAGTTGGCTCGTCCATGCGCAAGCCGACTGTTGTTGTTTGTACGCCTTCGGGAAGTACCTCCGTAGAAAGACGAGCCATTCATAATGCTGTAACAAGTTACGGCGCTAAACAGGTTCATTTAATAGAAGAACCTGTCGCAGCAGCAATTGGTGCTGATCTTCCTGTGGATGAACCTACCGCAAATGTTATTGTCGATATTGGCGGGGGGTCTTCTGAAGTAGGTATTATTTCATTTGGTGGCGTTGTATCATGTAACTCTGTTCGCACAGGTGGCGACAAAATGGACGAGGAAATTATCCAACATATCCGCAAAAACTATAATATACTAATTGGTGAACGTACGGCTGAGAATATTAAGATGGAAATCGGCTATGCACACAAGAATCACAAAGAAGAAACAATGGAAATACGAGGACGAGATATGGTTACTGGGTTACCAAAAACGATTACCATAACTTCTACCGAGATATATTATGCTTTGAAGGAATCACTGGAGCATATTTTAGAAACAGTTCGTTCTACATTAGAAAGTTGCCCACCCGAATTAAGTGGTGATATTGTCGATCACGGAATTGTTCTAACTGGTGGTGGCTCTCTCTTAGCAGGTATGCAGGAATGGCTAGCAAATGAAATATTCGTCCCTGTACACCTTGCTCCAACCCCACTTGAATCTGTTGCTATTGGGACGGGTCGTGCCTTAAAAATGATTGAAAAACTGCAAAAAGCTGCAAAATAA
- a CDS encoding CAP domain-containing protein — protein sequence MFKKLSIATALSTALLVSGAFQTSVDASESADKSQVLSYNVYYSVNGNWNSFSEGNITGFLTGIFNKFQLNENTVQQNDEAKQEDSEPKEEQPAKEEESEPKEEQPAKEEESEPKEEQPAKEEESEPKEEQPAKEEESEPKEEQPAKEEGSEPKEEQPAKEEGSEPKEEQPAKEEDSEPKEEQPAKEESEQTEEQSDQNEAPVEQPEAPAPQQPSNNQEQQNQNQEQSQQLNQFEQEVVDLTNQERANHGLSALEIDEELSNVARDKSADMADSNYFSHDSPTHGSPFDMMDSYGVDYRTAGENIAKGQQTPAEVVDGWMNSDGHRANILSEDFTHIGVGYVEQGNHWTQQFIGK from the coding sequence ATGTTTAAAAAATTAAGCATAGCTACGGCATTATCAACCGCATTATTAGTAAGCGGAGCTTTTCAGACTTCTGTTGACGCATCAGAAAGTGCCGATAAGTCACAAGTTCTATCATATAACGTCTATTATTCTGTGAATGGGAATTGGAATTCATTTTCAGAAGGTAATATAACTGGATTTTTAACTGGTATTTTTAATAAATTCCAATTAAACGAAAATACAGTTCAACAGAATGATGAAGCAAAACAAGAAGATTCAGAGCCAAAAGAGGAACAACCGGCTAAGGAAGAAGAATCAGAACCAAAAGAGGAACAACCGGCTAAGGAAGAAGAATCAGAACCAAAAGAGGAACAACCGGCTAAGGAAGAAGAATCAGAACCAAAAGAAGAACAACCGGCTAAGGAAGAAGAATCAGAACCAAAAGAAGAACAACCAGCTAAGGAAGAAGGTTCAGAACCAAAAGAAGAGCAACCAGCTAAGGAAGAAGGTTCAGAACCAAAAGAAGAGCAACCAGCTAAGGAAGAAGATTCAGAGCCAAAAGAAGAACAACCGGCTAAGGAAGAATCAGAACAAACAGAGGAGCAATCCGATCAAAATGAAGCACCAGTAGAACAACCGGAAGCTCCAGCACCACAGCAACCATCTAATAACCAGGAACAGCAAAACCAAAATCAAGAGCAATCTCAACAATTAAATCAATTTGAACAAGAAGTGGTAGATTTAACAAACCAGGAACGTGCAAATCATGGTCTAAGCGCACTTGAAATTGATGAAGAATTAAGTAACGTAGCTCGCGATAAATCAGCCGATATGGCAGATAGCAATTATTTTTCACACGATAGTCCAACACATGGTTCACCGTTTGATATGATGGATAGCTATGGAGTAGATTACCGCACTGCTGGTGAGAACATCGCCAAAGGCCAACAAACTCCAGCTGAAGTTGTAGATGGATGGATGAATAGTGATGGGCACCGTGCCAATATCTTAAGTGAGGACTTTACGCATATTGGAGTAGGGTATGTAGAACAAGGTAATCACTGGACACAGCAATTTATAGGCAAATAA
- the mgtE gene encoding magnesium transporter, protein MVRLDEQNREQYAKLILDALETENKEQFRDNFLELHPTDQVEIFVSVEIEKRVRIYRYLFPKEFAEIFGGLEIKRQKEIFQELDETYSSNVFNHMSADDVAYFLVELKDEKAQEILQKMNKEEAVSVKELLSYPPETAGAIMTKEFVSLSSTDRSSNVIEQLRESGPEAETIYYLYVVDELDKLVGVVSLRDLIIAPPDKRIENIMSTRVVSVPDDMDQEEVAMLIKDYDFLAVPVISKQQHLLGIITFDDVIDIIEEETTEDLGEISAAKGATDVNVSSFTAAKKRAPWIILLMFFGLITAEIIGQFEETLEQIVLLAAFIPLIMDSAGNTGTQSLAVAVRGLALGTIHKKSIGKMIRREFGTGVMLGLICMIMLAAIITILYQGNWMIAVIVGVTIFLTLSIATVIGSTVPLIINKLKLDPAIASGPFITTVNDILGLLIYFTIATSLLEFL, encoded by the coding sequence TTGGTAAGATTAGATGAACAAAATCGTGAGCAGTACGCTAAATTAATTTTAGATGCTTTAGAAACAGAAAATAAAGAACAATTTCGTGATAACTTCTTAGAATTGCACCCAACAGACCAAGTAGAGATTTTTGTATCTGTTGAAATAGAGAAACGCGTACGTATATATAGGTATCTTTTTCCTAAAGAATTTGCAGAAATATTTGGAGGCCTTGAGATCAAGCGGCAAAAGGAGATTTTTCAGGAATTAGATGAAACATACTCTTCCAATGTGTTTAACCACATGTCTGCCGATGATGTAGCATATTTTTTAGTCGAATTAAAAGATGAAAAAGCACAAGAAATCCTGCAAAAAATGAATAAAGAAGAAGCTGTGAGTGTAAAAGAATTACTATCCTATCCACCAGAAACTGCAGGGGCCATTATGACGAAGGAATTCGTAAGCCTTTCATCAACGGATCGTTCTTCCAATGTAATTGAGCAATTGCGAGAATCTGGTCCTGAAGCAGAAACAATATATTACCTGTATGTTGTTGATGAGCTAGATAAATTGGTAGGGGTTGTGTCCTTAAGGGATCTTATTATCGCACCACCAGATAAACGAATTGAAAATATCATGAGTACAAGGGTCGTCTCTGTACCAGATGATATGGATCAGGAAGAAGTAGCAATGTTAATCAAAGATTATGATTTCTTAGCCGTACCAGTTATATCAAAACAACAACATTTACTGGGAATCATTACATTTGATGATGTCATAGACATCATTGAAGAAGAAACAACTGAAGATTTAGGTGAAATTTCAGCAGCTAAAGGGGCAACGGACGTCAACGTTAGTTCTTTTACGGCCGCTAAAAAGCGTGCACCTTGGATTATTTTACTCATGTTTTTCGGATTAATTACCGCTGAAATCATTGGTCAATTTGAAGAAACATTGGAACAAATCGTTCTATTAGCTGCTTTTATCCCGCTTATTATGGACTCAGCTGGTAATACTGGCACACAGTCTTTAGCTGTTGCGGTTCGCGGTCTCGCACTGGGGACGATTCACAAAAAAAGTATTGGCAAAATGATTAGGAGAGAGTTTGGCACGGGAGTCATGTTAGGATTAATTTGTATGATAATGTTAGCAGCTATAATTACGATTCTATATCAAGGTAATTGGATGATAGCAGTGATTGTTGGTGTCACTATATTTCTCACCTTAAGTATTGCAACCGTTATTGGGTCTACGGTTCCGTTGATCATAAATAAATTGAAATTAGATCCAGCTATTGCTTCTGGTCCATTTATTACCACTGTAAATGATATTTTAGGATTGCTTATTTACTTTACCATTGCTACTTCATTGCTAGAGTTTTTATAA